CCTTCAGGGTGGATGGGAAATCTGAGTGAAGTACTTACCACATGTGTCACACTTGTATGGTTTTTCTCCTGTGTGGACTCGCTGATGGGCCCGAAGGTGGGAATTCCGGCTGAAGTTCTTATCACACACATCACATTTATATGGCTTCTCTCCGGTGTGGATTCTCTGATGGGCTTGAAGATTTGAGGCCTTACTGAAGTCCTTCCCACATACCTCACAtttatatggtttctctcccaAGTGAACTCTCTGGAGAGGACCAGGATTCTGATTAACTAGCCTGTCACATGCCTCCCATTTGTAGGTTCTGTCTCTAGGCTGGGCTCTCTGATAGACCTGAAGTTGTGATGTCTGATTGAAGCCTTTATCACATATCTCACAGTCAGAGGATTTCTCTCCAGTGTCATCTACACAGCAAACGCTGAGATGTAGACTCTGACTGGAGCCCTTCCCACACATGTCACACCTATACGGAGCCCCTCCTGGGTGGAGGGGCTCACGGGTAGGAAGACAAGAGTTCTGATTGAAGCTCTTAGCACATACTGGATGTTTGCAGGGCTTTTCTCCTGTGTTGACTCCCCGATGATTTTGCAGGTCTGAGCTCTGACTGAAGCCCCCGTCGCACTCATCATTCCTACCACATTTCTCCCCTGAGTGAATGCTCTGGCAAATGCAAAACACTGAGCTGTCACTGATGTCCTGCCCACACTTACTATGTATATCATGCTTCCCTCCTGAGTGGGTCATGCTATGTTGATGTGATTCCCTCGTGAAGTCTTTTCCACAATCACTGTAGCTACAAGCcttcctgattttgtgttcttcCTGATCATGATGATGATGGGAGGTCCTTGTCGTAACATAACAGTCACACTtacatggtttattttttatgtcGACCTGCCGACACCTATTCTGGTAATTGTGTGACTCTCTCAGACAGATTTTCTTCCAGAAATCAccagtggtcttttttttttttttaattaatttatttatttatttttatttttattccaatttattttcagaaaaacagtattcattattttttcaccacacccagtgctccatgcaagctgtgccctctataatacccaccacctggtaccccaacctcccacccccccaccacttcaaacccctcagattgtttttcagagtccatagtctctcattcaCCAGTGGTCTTAATTGGAAACTCTCAACTTCTGATATTATTGGAACTCTCCCCTTGAAGCTTTATTGCACAGTTTTCATCTTCAGAAAATGGAGGAGATTCTCCTGCCCACATCTGACATGAGGAACCACTTTGTTTTGGCAACTTGGACTTCTTGTTTTGCAGATTTATTGCTGAGTCTTGATTTCTGGCTAATTTACTTGTAAATTGTTCCCACAGCTGCCAGCATGTAACATCTTCATGTAAAAGGTAGCTtagtcctacttttttttttttttaaagattttattcattcattcaacagagagagatatcacaagtaggcggagaggcaggcagagagagagagaggaggaagcaggttttccacggagcagagagcccgatgcggggctcgatcccaggaccttgggatcatgacccgagccgaaggcagaggctttaacctactgagccacccaggtgccccctagtcCTACTTTTTGAAAAGTCTCTATCTCATTTCGATTCTTGAGCCCTGGAAGGATAAAGAGGATTCAGAGGTGAAAATGTGGACAAGTGAAATATTTCATTGGTCAGTCACACCAAGAGAACTTATTCAACCCATAAAGACTTCAGCTTGACTTTCTCACTGGATTTTTTATGCCTACGGAAACAAAGAGGTAATGATTAGGCTCCTGCCCGCTTAGGGCCAAGAAGACTTATTTCCAATGATACCAAAACTAATGTCTGGGatcaaaattagaaatacaaAGCTTCAGAGCAACAAAAGATGTCCCAGAAAGATTATATAGAGGAGAAACTTTACTTCCTTGTCCATAAAAATAATCACTTAAATAATTCTTGCCTTTTCTGCAGCAGGTTTGTAAGGGCTACAGAATTGTACATATTTATAAGCCTTAAAATCACAgttatatggggcgcctgggtggctcagtgggttaaagactctgcctttggctcagatcatgatctcagggtcctgggatcgagccccacatcgggctctccgctcagcggggagcctgcttcccccctcctctctctctgcctgcctctgcctacttgtgatctctgtcaaataaataataaataaaatgtaaaaaaaaaaaaatcacggttATACGATACTACCTGCATATTTGTAAAAGACAAGCCAAAAATGACTACAGAAGGCTGAATCTGTCTGTTTATAGGTGGGATTATCAGGTGATGGCAAGAGTtcccacagaaaaaaaaagagaggacatCTTTGAAAAGTGATTGCatgtatttgcaaataaaatgtattatttgcaaaaaaaaatgtatttgcataAGGAAATACTTCCTCTGTCCTAATGAAGCCATGCAATGGTATGTTTATATCCTTAATTTAGCCAGTAAACACACACTAAACAAGCTAGATTTGAGAGAATTCCCCTTTATTCCCATGAAGTCCTAATATATGATATTCAACTGATAAACAttgtaactagaaaaaaaaacacctagaaAATGTAATCCCACAGTGGACACATCCCATAGGAGTAAAATCCTATGGCCATTGTGGTCACTTAATTGGGCTGGATTTTCTGATAAGCCTGGAAGGTTAATGTCATTTTTCAGGTTTTGTGGGCTCATATGTGCACAAAAGGTGCTGTGGCGGTCAGCATGCAAGATGGTGACCCAGTGGTCCCTGCCTCCGGGTACCCATACCCCTACAGAGGTCCCCTCCAACAATGTATCAGGATCAGTCTATGAAACCAGAACATGGCAGAAGTGATGCTATGTCATTTCCAAGGTTAGGTCAGGGAAGACATGGtggcttctgccttccactctccACAGCTCTTGGGGAAACCAGGTgccatgttttttttgttttttttaaatttttttttttcaggtgccatgttttttttttgtttttttttgttttttaaagattttatttatttatttgacagagagagattacaagtaggcagagaggcaggcagagagagagaggaggaagcaggctccctgccgagcagagagcccgatgcgggactctatcccaggaccctgagatcatgacctgagccgaaggcagcggcttaatccactgagccacccaggtgcccccaggtgccATGTTTTAAGGACACTCAGGCAACCGTAGGGAGAGGCCCACTTGGCAAGGAACTGAGATGCCAAACAGCCAGCAAGGAACTGAGATATTTTGCCAACTACAATGTGAATGAGCCCATCTTAGAAGTAGACCCTTCGGCCCCATCAGGCCCTCAGCTGCAGCCCGGGGGCTCCTTGTCAGTGACTTCATGAAGCTCGGAGCCTGAACCACCCAGAAACTTGCCCCAAGATTCCTGGGTTCACATTaactgtaaataaatatttgtggctgTAAGCCAATAAGTTCAAGAGTAATTTGTTATATAGCAGTAGGTAGTTAATACAAGTGCCACAGAACTTCTAATCAGGTCGACATTAACAATGTTCTGAAATAGTCCTTCAGTCACGCTAGCTTATTCTGCTCATGTGAACTGTCTCCGGGAGGAGCGCGAACAGTGGGATCCACTTAGGACCTTTCTCTGTGAGCTTCTGTTTGTGAAGATTATTAAGGGAGAAGAAACCCTTCAGTCTGTGCTTCTGTGCAGTAAAAACAGACCTCAAGAAGATTCTTCACAGATGGGACAGGGCACCTAGATGGATAGACAACACAAAATCCTGGGGTGTCCTGATGTTTgcttaaagagttttttttttttttaattactatttatttatttatttattttcagaaaaactgtattcattattttttcaccacacccagtgctccatgcaagccgtgacctccataatacccaccacctggtaccccaacctcccaccccccggccacttcaaacccctcagattgtttttcagagtccatagtctctcatggttcacctccccttccaatttacccaaattccctactcctctctaacaccccttgtcctccatgctatttgttatgctccacaaataagtgaaaccatatgataattgactctctctgcttgactgatttcactcagcataatctcttccagtcccgtccatattgctacaaaagttgggtattcatcctttctgatggaggcataatactccatagtgtatatggaccacatcttccttatccattcatccgttgaagggcatcttggttctttctgtggccattgctgctataaacattggggtacagatggcccttcttttcacgacatctgtgtctttggggtaaatacccaggagtgcaattgcagggtcatagggaagctctatttttaatttcttgaggaatctccacactgttctccaaagaggctgcaccaacttgcattcccaccaacagtgtaagagggttcctctttctccacatcctctccaacacatgtttcccgttttgttaattttggccattctaactggtgtaaggtgatatctcaatgtggttttaatttgaatctccctgagggctaatgatgatgagcattttttcatgtgtctgatagccatttgtatgtcttgaatggagaagtgtctgttcatatcttctgcccattttttgatgtgtttgtctgtttcatgtgggttgagtttgaggagttcattatagatcctggatatcaaccttttgtctgtactgtcatttgcaaatatcttctcccattccgtgggttgcctctttgtttttttgactgtttcctttgctgtgcagaagcttttgattttgatgaagactccacccccaaactactagaactcatacagcaattcagcaacgtggcaggatacaaagtcaatgtgcagaaatcagtggctttcttatacactaacaatgaaaatacagaaagggaaattagagaatcgattccatttactatagcaccaagaaccataagatacctgggaataaacctaaccaaagaggtaaaggatctgtacttgaggaactacagaacactcatgaaagaaattgaagaagacacaaatagatggaagaccattccatgctcttggatcggaagaataaacattgttaaaatgtctatactgcctagagcaatctatacttttaatgccattccgatcaaaattccaccggcattcttcaaagagctggagcaaataatccaaaaatttgtatggaatcagaagagaccccgaatcactaaggaaatgttgaaaaacaaaaataaaactggcggcatcaccttacctgatttcaagctttattacaaagctgtgatcaccaagacagcatggtactggcataaaaacagacacatagaccagtggaacagagtagagagcccagatatggaccctcaactctatggtcaattaatcttcgacaaaacaggaaaaaatatacagtggaaaaaagacagtctcttcaataaatggtgctgggaaaactggacagctatatgtagaagaatgaaactcgaccattctcttacaccgtacacaaagatcaactcaaaatggataaaagacctcaacgtgagacaggaatccatcagaatcttagaggagaacataggcagaaatctctttgatatcagccacagcaacttctttcaagatacgtctccaaaggcaaaggaaacaaaagcgaaaataaacttctgggacttcatcaaaatcaaaagcttaaaGAGCTTTTAATAAGGGAcaggggaggggtgcctgagtggctcagtgggttaagcctctgccttcggctccgtcatgatctcagggtcctgggatcaagccccgcatcggactctctgctcagtggggagcctgcttcctcctctctctctgcctgcctctctgcctacttgtgatctccatctgtcaagtacattaaaaaaatactaaaaaaataaaataataagggaCACGGGAACAGAATATGTTGTGAGATTGTTCTGCATTCAGAGGAATACGGCTTACAGAGGACTGTCCAGTTGTCAGAACTGTGCACTGAAGATGTGCAAATTTAAACTGTACCTCAGTAAAAAGAACTGTAAGGCAAATAAGTCATTTTATGCCCTGAAAATTCATGGGGCTGTGTGTTTATAATTGGTGCAGTTTTCTGTACCTGAGATATATTTCAGTAAAaaggccaaaatttaaaaaataaaagtatagatttGTACATGGAGGCAAAGCAACTGGGAAACTACCTAATCAGTAGCAAACAGACAGGGCGCCTCGGgagctcagtcggtgaagcctctgcctttggctcaggtcatgatcccggagtcctgggatagagccccccatccagctctctgctcagcggggagcctgcttctccctctgcctcagcctctctctttctgtctctcatgaagaaataaataaaataaaaaaaaaaaaagcagcagcaaacaGACCATGGTAATCACTGGGATCCTACCCCCCAAGGTTAGGTTTATAGGTAAGAACAAGGCAGCAAGTTGGACGGAGCGAGCACCCAACATGCCTGACCGCATTCGGCCTCACGCAGCAGGAGGatacatggaaagaaacaacTAAAGACCAGGGAGACCTTCTCCTTACTACTCACGATACCAGATTCGCAGAGcgatttttctggttttttgtttgtttgatttggtttgggCTTTGCGCTGCTCATAACCAGCAGGAATGACTACTGCTGTCATCTTAGGCCGGGTTTACCTGAGGGATACACAAATTAAAGACaaatggaggaaggagggagcggagagaagggggaaggaagggaggagagaggcgaGGCCAGAGCTGGAGGATGGAACTGTGCGGGGAGGGGGCAGCGCTCACCCAGggtgaagcagggagcccaggtcaGGACAAGCCCGCAGAAGGCCACCTCGCTACTGCCCAAATGGCCACCATGAGGACAGCGGGTTGTACGAAGACAGGAGTCAGAGAAGACTAAACACGTGGAGGGACACAGGCTGACTGCCCGGACCTCACCGGCGTGCTTAACAGACCGCCCCCTGGAGCAGGGAGGCAGCGGAGGAGCTGCTGCAATAAGGCAGGGTAACGATGCAGGGCAGGGGTAGGCAGGCCATCAGGGAGGTGGTGAGGACCCCGAGCTGCCTGCCTCTCACCTGAACGCCCACCCCCCTGGGTTTCTGCCTCCATCATCCAaagcttctcttctctccccaacGGTAATGTCATATCTAATCTGAAGGGTTCACAGCCTAGGAAAAAGAAATGGCATGGGTACAGTGTGCATAAATTGAAGGCAAAAATGCTAATTCCAGAATTACAATCTTTATGCTCTTTACGTAGTATTTTCCCAAATTCTGACCATGACTTGCTATAACAAACACCTTTTATGTTGTGATCCAGGATACAAGCACACAGATGTGCTGACCTCACTCCAACCACAACCTACTCCTGCCAcatttcctttcctgcttttGCTCACAATTTCTGTTGCACAGTGTGTAGCTCCTGACAAGGAGCTATGCCATTTCTGACCTGTCTCATTCAACACAATAATGACGTAAGTCACCACCTGATTCTAAACCTCACAAGATGTCACAACTGTAATCTGACAAAAAACAGACAAGGTACAGAGAAAGTGTCCCACCAGAGTGAGGAACCTGAGACCCCCAAGTTTGAGGAAGCACTGTAAGAGTCCCCAAGTCTTAAGCATTTGAAACCAAGACATTTCAGGGGCTGACATGGAGTCAGAGAGAGCCCTTGTGCTCACCCACAGAGAGCAGGTTCCTGAAGTTTTCCAGCATCACATCCTGGTACAGCTTCCTCTGGACAGGATCCAGCAGGCCAAGCTCCTCTCTGGTGAAGACCACCGCCACGTCCTTGAATGTCACCGCCTCCTACAACACCAAGCACACGCAACTTCATCTCATAACCAATGGCCAGTGGGGACAAGGCACACTAAgaaggtgggaggatgggtgagacGCTGTTCTGGATTCTGAGGGCCTTGGCTCTACCTAAGTGGCTTCCTCTTCTCCACCCCACATGTCATTTCCATGACTTTGCCACAGTCACATCAAACATatgactaaaaaattaaaaactaatttaaaatttaaaataattaaaaatttcaaattaaagttaaaattttaaagtttaattgcAATTTGAAAGCTGAGGGTTGCAgaaaggagggatggaggaggaTGGGATAGCCAGGTGATGGCCATTACGGAGGGCATGTGCTGCAATGAGCTCTGGCTGTTCCACGTgtctaatgaatcactgaacactacgtcaaaaactaatgatgtactgtatattGGGctgaacatgattttaaaaaaaagaacacaaccaATTACAAATAATCCCTGTATATTTAACGCGGTAACATTTGTAAGTATTCCTACAGTCAGTGCCCTAGAACAGTAACTCTGGAATCATGGGGTATATACAGTTTATAATTTGATAGGTCCTACCAAATCGTCCCAGAGATGTTAAGTCAATTTAGTCCCAGCAGTCCcaacaaataatttttgtctttcctttctgaTTCACACAATCACTACGTCAGGGGACAATCGCTTCATTACAATCTGACAAACCAACAGGTCACCCTTCTTGGGGAGGAGACAAAGGACCCTCTGCAGTCTGAAGGCCAGGCCACCTACCCACGACAGCATTCAAAGCGTCCCAGTGTTCAGTGTTTCTTGCTATACCGTGTAAGTCCCCAAGCCCTGGCCCTCACAAGCTGTAAGAGCTTCAGACAAATCCTtaatctatttcctcatctgtgtgaCGGTGTCCATGCTGGAAGATGGCTAGTTATGTAActggatatatatataatgttttcatAACTGTGCTGCCCAATTCAGTAGCCATGTGACTCACATGTGACTaggtaaatttaaattttaaattacataaaattagaaCTTCATTCCCTCAGTTCCACTagccacgttttttttttttaaagattttattcatttatttgacagagagagattacaagtaggcagagaggcaggcagagagagagaggaggaagcaggctccctgctgagcagagagcccgatgtgggactcgatcccaggaccctgagatcatgacctgagccgaaggcagcggcttaacccactgagccacccaggcgtcccccactaGCCACGTTTTAAGTGGTCAAGAGGCACATGTAGCTAATGACCACCATATCAGACAGCACAATCTAGATGATTTCCATCATCGCAGATGTCCACCAGACAGATGTATAGAACACATACACCTGCCACAGAGTAGGTCCTCAAAGGATGCTCgtttttattaatgtaattataATTGATATGGTAGGTGTATGAGTACAGTTCCACATTGATTTAgtcacccctgctttcttttgattaatgtttgcaTGGTGTATCTTTTTCCACCCTTTTACTTTTCAACCTGCTGATACCATTatatttgaagtgagtttttttttcaacttgaacATCTAATTAGTTTTATAAAGTGTTTCATGAATAAGGTAGCATCCCATAGAAGGGATAGTAGAAGGGAGCCCCTGAGGTGAGTTTCTTTTGGACTGCATAGtttgttcacattttttatttttttcttttactttttaaaaagattttacttttatttatttgtcagagagagagaaagaacacaagcaggcaaagaggcagggagagggagatcaggctccccaccaagcaaggaacccaatgtgggactcgaccccaggaccctaggatcatgacctgagccgaaggcagaggcttaactgactgagccacccaggtgccctgggtcatatttgtttttaatttttatttatttccagtatAAATGGCAACAAATACATTAGTTTCCTTCATTTGATAATGTCTTGattctcccttctttctcaaAGGCTATCCTTACTGGACACAGAATTCTGAGTTGACAGTTCTTCTCATTCAGCACCTTAAAAATAATGTGTCagggcgcttgagtggctcagtgggttaaagcctctaccttcggctcaggtcatgatcacagggtcctgggattgagttctgcatcgggctctctgctcagcagggagcctgctttcccctctctgcctgcctctctgcctacttgtgatctctgtctgtcaaataaaaaaaaaaaaaaaaatcaaaaaaatagtGGCATTTTCTTGGAGCcaccatggtttctgatgagaaatccacAGTCTTTGAATGTTTTTCCCTTATAGCTAAGGTGTTGTATCTCtttcccttaaatttttttttctttgttgttagttttcagaagtttaacTAGAATTGTCTTAGCgtacttccttttttctttttagctattatttagCTATTTAGCATTTACTGTTGCTACTACTGGAAGTAAAGACAAAAGAGTACTGAAAAGGGGGGAAGACCCCAGAATAGTTTGTGTATTTATCTTCCTCATTATCAAACCCTAAAGAAACATCTAGTTTAAATAAGAAGTCTgtaattgcttattttttaatttaattttttcatgttcccagattcattgtttacgtaccacacccagtgctccatccccTCCTTAATATGATAGCTGCTCTAAAATCTTTATCCAATGGATGAATCTAGaatacattatgctaagtgagtaagaagccagtcataaaaaggaTTGTGTATATGATTCTATCTATACGAGGTATCTAGAAGAGTCAAATACATAGAGACCTGAAGACATCTTcaaactggtggtttccagaggctgGAGTGGGGAGGTAGTGAtaggagttactgtttaatgggtacagagtttcagtttgaagatgagaaagttctggagatgtgTGGCGGTAATGCTTGCAtgacactgtgaatgtacttaatgtcatTGAGCGGTACACTTAAAACcacttaaaataatatatgttatgtatattttaccacaataaggaAGTCTTTGTCAGATAACGGACATTTTATATCACTTCTTACTGAGAACTACAATCAGCGAGCATCATCTTACTGTGTCTGTTGATCATCCTTCAAACCAGCTGAGATTTCACGGTTCTTGTAAACCAAGTGATTTTCCACTGGAACTTGAACCTTTTGAGTTATTATGTAATCAGACTCGTGATTTCATTAAAATCTTCTGTTTGACTAGGCCTCCTCTGACACATCTTTCAAAGGGGAAGGGAAATAGAACTTTGTTACTGCCAGCTCGGGGATGTAAGCCCAGATTCTCCACTTGGCCTCTGTTGACATCTGGTGGAGTGAGAAGGTTCTGGGCTCAGACTTCTGGCCCTTTACTAGGTCTATGGAGAGAATATTACATCCTGGCTAAAAGGGGCGGAGGTGGGTTGCTACTGTTCCCcattggcttcttcttcttcttttttaagtttttaattattttatttataaaattatataactacacttaaaaaattcttttttcagtgttccaaaattcattgtttatgcaccacacccagggcttcCCATTGGCTTCTACTGACATGAGGGATGGTGGGGGTTTGCCTCAACTCCACTGG
The genomic region above belongs to Neovison vison isolate M4711 chromosome 7, ASM_NN_V1, whole genome shotgun sequence and contains:
- the ZNF233 gene encoding LOW QUALITY PROTEIN: zinc finger protein 233 (The sequence of the model RefSeq protein was modified relative to this genomic sequence to represent the inferred CDS: inserted 1 base in 1 codon; deleted 2 bases in 1 codon; substituted 1 base at 1 genomic stop codon), encoding MTKFQEAVTFKDVAVVFTREELGLLDPVQRKLYQDVMLENFRNLLSVGCEPFRLDMTLPLGREEKLWMMEAETQGGGRSGLKNRNEIETFQKVGLGGLSYLLHEDVTCWQLWEQFTSKLARNQDSAINLQNKKSKLPKQSGSSCQMWAGESPPFSEDENCAIKLQGESSNNIRSXEFPIKTTGDFWKKICLRESHNYQNRCRQVDIKNKPCKCDCYVTTRTSHHHHDQEEHKIRKACSYSDCGKDFTRESHQHSMTHSGGKHDIHSKCGQDISDSSVFCICQSIHSGEKCGRNDECDGGFSQSSDLQNHRGVNTGEKPCKHPVCAKSFNQNSCLPTREPLHPGGAPYRCDMCGKGSSQSLHLSVCCVDDTGEKSSDCEICDKGFNQTSQLQVYQRAQPRDRTYKWEACDRLVNQNPGPLQRVHLGEKPYKCEVCGKDFSKASNLQAHQRIHTGEKPYKCDVCDKNFSRNSHLRAHQRVHTGEKPYKCDTCGKYFTQISHPLKVHQRVHTGEKTYTCETCGKGFCQSSHLQDHQRVDTGEKPYKCDVCGKGFSWSSHLQAHQRVHTGEKRYKCEECGKGFIWNLYLQVHQRIHMGEKPYKCCMWGKSFNQTSHLQAHCRVHMGDKPYKCFDCGEGFCKSSXSSGSSESP